Proteins from a genomic interval of Balaenoptera musculus isolate JJ_BM4_2016_0621 chromosome 16, mBalMus1.pri.v3, whole genome shotgun sequence:
- the LOC118882460 gene encoding noncompact myelin-associated protein-like, which produces MTTATPLGSTTFFSLNMTTRGEDFLYKSSGAIVAAIVVVVIIIFTMVLILLKTYNRKMRTRRELEPKVPKPASPSALGPNSNSSQHPATVTFSPVDVHVETR; this is translated from the coding sequence ATGACCACAGCTACCCCTTTGGGGAGTACCACCTTCTTCTCATTGAACATGACCACCAGAGGAGAAGACTTTCTGTACAAGAGTTCTGGAGCCATCGTTGCTGCCATTGTGGTGGTTGTCATCATCATCTTCACCATGGTTCTGATCTTGCTAAAGACGTACAACAGGAAAATGAGGACAAGACGGGAGCTGGAGCCCAAGGTCCCCAAGCCAGCCTCCCCTTCTGCCCTGGGCCCAAACAGCAACAGCAGTCAACACCCTGCAACTGTGACCTTCAGCCCTGTTGACGTCCACGTGGAGACTCGGTGA